In Oscillatoria acuminata PCC 6304, a single window of DNA contains:
- a CDS encoding DUF362 domain-containing protein has translation MTIVSLIRANSYEQAVLRASIETVLAPLGGMAAIVKPGSRVLLKPNLLTGSRPTKECVTRPEIVSCVAEMVMEVGGKPFLGDSPAFGSARGVAFANGYQEIVEQLNLPIVEFHGKRYPTNATEFNHLRLSKEAMEADVVINLPKVKSHVQLTMTMGVKNLFGCVPGKMKAWWHLEAGKDVNRFGEMLVETARAISPNLTIVDGIIGHEGNGPSGGEPRLLGLLAASENVFACDRALLEVLNVSPELVPTAAASLRLGVCPELAEIQFPLLKPVDLKVDDWKLPEALVPLDFGMPRVLQSTFRHLYIRFIKEPIKLYGNR, from the coding sequence ATGACAATCGTTAGTTTAATTCGCGCCAACTCTTACGAACAAGCTGTTCTCAGAGCGTCTATAGAGACTGTCTTAGCGCCTCTCGGGGGAATGGCTGCCATTGTTAAACCGGGCAGTCGCGTTCTGCTGAAACCTAATTTGCTCACCGGATCCCGTCCGACGAAAGAATGTGTCACTCGCCCCGAAATCGTTTCCTGTGTGGCGGAAATGGTGATGGAGGTGGGAGGAAAACCTTTTTTAGGAGATAGTCCCGCTTTTGGCAGTGCGCGGGGGGTGGCGTTTGCCAATGGATATCAGGAAATTGTGGAACAATTGAATTTGCCGATTGTGGAATTTCATGGCAAGCGATACCCTACAAATGCTACTGAATTTAATCATTTACGATTGTCGAAGGAGGCAATGGAAGCGGATGTTGTGATTAATTTACCGAAGGTAAAATCCCATGTTCAATTGACGATGACAATGGGGGTTAAAAATTTATTTGGCTGTGTTCCCGGAAAGATGAAAGCCTGGTGGCATTTGGAAGCGGGAAAGGATGTGAATCGTTTTGGAGAAATGTTGGTGGAAACGGCAAGGGCAATTTCTCCTAATTTAACGATTGTCGATGGAATTATTGGCCATGAAGGGAATGGTCCGAGTGGGGGAGAACCTCGGCTGTTGGGACTGTTGGCGGCATCGGAGAATGTGTTTGCTTGCGATCGCGCCCTGTTAGAGGTGCTGAATGTCTCACCGGAACTCGTCCCTACCGCTGCGGCATCGTTACGATTAGGGGTCTGTCCAGAACTGGCAGAGATCCAGTTTCCCTTGTTGAAACCTGTGGACCTCAAAGTTGATGATTGGAAGCTACCAGAGGCGCTAGTTCCCCTTGATTTTGGAATGCCTCGGGTTCTCCAGTCTACGTTCCGGCATTTGTACATTCGGTTTATTAAAGAACCAATAAAATTGTATGGGAATCGGTAG
- a CDS encoding aspartate ammonia-lyase: protein MSEQSELDYRIERDSMGERQIPAAAYYGIQTLRATENFPISGLKPLPTYLDACLLIKKATALANGELGCIPPELSQAIADAADEILNGALRDQFVVDVYQAGAGTSHHMNVNEVLANRALELLGDVKGNYQRISPNDTVNYGQSTNDVIPTAIRIGGLLALQHSLYPALNKAIAALEAKAVEFQDIVKSGRTHLQDAVPVRLGESFRAWAYILTEHRTRIETAGKELTVLGIGGSAAGTGLNTHPKYRAQVVKILSELINIPLTPTPHLMAAMQSMAPFVSVSGSLRNLATDCLKISHDLRLMDSGPKTGLKEIQLPPVQPGSSIMPGKYNPVMAEMTSMVCFQVMGYDSAIALAAQGGQLELNVMMPLIAYNLIHSIEILGHAIGALSEFCLQGITCDRSRCEQYAEGSLALVTALNPHIGYLNAAAVAKESLETGKSLRQIVLERGLMTSEQLAEVLDLQKMSALPN from the coding sequence ATGAGCGAACAATCGGAATTAGACTACCGCATAGAACGGGATTCAATGGGAGAACGGCAAATCCCCGCCGCTGCCTACTATGGCATCCAAACCCTGCGGGCCACGGAAAATTTTCCCATCAGCGGACTCAAACCCTTACCCACCTATCTGGATGCCTGTTTGCTGATCAAAAAAGCCACCGCCCTTGCCAATGGTGAACTCGGCTGCATTCCCCCAGAACTGAGTCAGGCGATCGCTGATGCCGCCGATGAAATCCTCAACGGCGCATTACGGGATCAATTTGTGGTCGATGTTTACCAAGCCGGTGCCGGAACCTCTCACCACATGAACGTAAACGAAGTGCTGGCGAATCGTGCCCTGGAACTGTTGGGGGACGTTAAGGGCAATTATCAAAGGATTAGCCCAAATGATACGGTCAATTACGGACAATCCACCAATGATGTCATCCCCACCGCCATTCGCATCGGGGGACTCTTGGCATTGCAGCATAGTCTTTATCCGGCACTCAACAAGGCGATCGCCGCCCTAGAAGCCAAAGCAGTAGAATTCCAGGATATCGTCAAATCCGGCAGAACCCATCTGCAAGACGCGGTACCCGTCAGACTCGGGGAAAGTTTTCGCGCCTGGGCCTATATACTCACGGAACACCGGACGCGCATCGAAACCGCCGGGAAAGAACTCACCGTACTGGGGATTGGGGGAAGTGCTGCGGGAACGGGTTTAAATACTCATCCGAAGTATCGTGCACAGGTGGTAAAGATTCTCTCCGAGTTAATTAATATCCCCCTGACGCCAACGCCGCACTTGATGGCAGCCATGCAAAGTATGGCCCCCTTTGTCAGCGTTTCGGGATCATTAAGAAATTTAGCCACAGATTGCCTAAAAATTTCCCATGATTTGCGCTTGATGGATTCGGGACCGAAAACGGGACTGAAGGAAATTCAATTACCTCCTGTGCAACCCGGGTCCTCGATTATGCCGGGAAAATATAATCCGGTGATGGCAGAGATGACTTCGATGGTGTGTTTTCAGGTGATGGGATATGACAGTGCGATCGCCCTTGCCGCACAAGGGGGACAATTGGAACTAAACGTGATGATGCCGTTGATTGCCTATAACCTAATTCACAGCATTGAAATTTTAGGTCATGCGATCGGGGCACTCAGCGAGTTTTGTCTCCAGGGGATTACCTGCGATCGCAGTCGCTGTGAACAGTATGCCGAAGGCAGTTTAGCCCTCGTCACCGCCCTCAACCCCCACATCGGCTACCTCAACGCCGCCGCTGTTGCTAAAGAATCCCTAGAAACAGGTAAATCCTTAAGGCAAATCGTCCTAGAACGAGGTCTAATGACCTCAGAACAGTTAGCGGAGGTTCTGGACTTACAGAAAATGAGCGCCCTCCCTAATTAG
- a CDS encoding tetratricopeptide repeat protein, translating into MSQTMSRAISIYERTLECRPDSYWEWYQQANAMRDAGHYHDALSCYDKAVEYRPEDYWAWYQIGNVLDELGRYEEAVASYDRALKARPGDYWAWYERGSAFRQLREYDEAVASYDRALEARPGDYWAWYERAITLARASRYEEAVASYDRALEVRPTDYWAWYRRGIALEMMQEYEKALASYDFALEMKPTAEMAWYRQGKMLDLLGETEAAIASYDRALEIDPEDDLVWYDRGIALDDLGRPAEALQCYERAISIYSDNFWPWYQLGNAHSQLGNYEEAVASFDRALECEPNWTRWGEDYERLSGWVWHDLGIALGELCRYDEAVMSFQKALTIEPEDGAIWYDLARYLIRQGDGLGAVASLEQAIHWGGDSYLEKLATDREFDGLRGDRTFQGLM; encoded by the coding sequence ATGAGTCAAACTATGAGTCGCGCCATCTCTATCTATGAGCGCACTTTAGAGTGTAGGCCCGATAGCTATTGGGAATGGTATCAACAGGCCAATGCCATGCGGGATGCGGGTCATTATCATGATGCCCTCAGTTGCTACGATAAAGCGGTGGAATATCGCCCGGAAGACTATTGGGCCTGGTATCAAATTGGCAATGTTTTAGATGAGTTGGGTCGGTATGAGGAGGCAGTCGCCAGCTATGACCGCGCCTTAAAAGCTCGTCCTGGAGACTATTGGGCCTGGTATGAACGGGGAAGCGCCTTCCGCCAATTGCGGGAGTATGACGAGGCAGTTGCCAGCTATGACCGCGCCTTGGAAGCCCGTCCGGGAGACTATTGGGCCTGGTATGAACGGGCGATTACCCTAGCCCGGGCCAGTCGCTACGAGGAGGCAGTCGCCAGCTATGACCGCGCCTTAGAAGTGCGTCCGACGGATTATTGGGCCTGGTATCGTCGCGGGATTGCCCTGGAGATGATGCAGGAGTATGAGAAGGCGTTAGCGAGTTATGATTTTGCTTTAGAAATGAAACCTACCGCAGAGATGGCCTGGTATCGCCAGGGGAAAATGTTGGATTTGTTGGGAGAAACCGAAGCGGCGATCGCCAGTTATGACCGGGCACTGGAAATTGACCCCGAGGATGATTTGGTTTGGTACGATCGCGGGATTGCCCTAGATGACCTAGGCCGCCCTGCCGAAGCCCTCCAGTGCTACGAACGGGCTATTTCTATCTATTCGGATAATTTCTGGCCTTGGTATCAATTGGGGAATGCCCATAGTCAGTTAGGCAACTACGAGGAGGCGGTGGCCAGCTTTGACCGCGCCTTGGAATGTGAACCGAACTGGACCCGTTGGGGTGAAGATTATGAGCGCTTAAGCGGTTGGGTTTGGCATGACCTGGGTATCGCTTTAGGGGAACTCTGTCGCTACGATGAGGCGGTGATGAGTTTTCAAAAAGCCCTGACCATTGAACCGGAAGATGGGGCAATTTGGTACGACTTGGCCCGGTACTTGATTCGCCAAGGGGATGGCCTAGGGGCCGTTGCCAGCTTGGAACAGGCGATTCATTGGGGGGGAGACTCCTATCTGGAGAAACTTGCCACAGACAGGGAATTTGACGGTTTGCGCGGCGATCGCACCTTTCAAGGGTTGATGTAA